One region of bacterium genomic DNA includes:
- a CDS encoding aminopeptidase, translating into MPSPYIKSIHRLFLKNLAVKKNENILIFTDTDTGANDYPPLHYKIAKLIAAEGKKFANIIFHAYPSTGSHGAEPPITLWQLAFGKEIINEFRKQKILRPLLNKTATEKQIKMAHAIVGAQNLVPLHSKINAVIALAWFSTTHTNFRKLLTQSFGIRYASMPLFDVKMLAGPMNVDVKKLSRETILLARYLSNAHTAEITTPDGTNLHFSLKGRQGHADTGVLTKDGSMSNLPCGEAYIAPVEGTAKGKLVARFSQTRTLKEPLIFEIKEGHVKKISGEEKDKKRLEQVFKKYPKACVLAEFGIGTNKKAKRPDNILEAEKILGTIHIAFGDNSTFGGVNKVPFHEDFVIFKPTVKLYFRGKKPSILIKRGKTIIE; encoded by the coding sequence ATGCCTTCTCCTTATATTAAATCAATACACCGGTTATTTCTTAAAAATCTCGCGGTTAAAAAAAATGAAAATATTCTGATATTCACAGACACCGATACAGGGGCGAATGATTATCCGCCCCTGCATTATAAAATTGCGAAATTAATCGCGGCTGAGGGTAAAAAATTTGCTAACATAATTTTCCATGCTTACCCTTCAACCGGATCGCATGGGGCAGAACCGCCAATCACCCTCTGGCAACTGGCATTTGGCAAGGAAATAATTAATGAATTTAGGAAACAAAAAATTCTCAGGCCGCTGCTAAATAAAACGGCTACAGAAAAACAAATAAAGATGGCACACGCAATAGTAGGGGCACAAAATCTTGTGCCCTTACATTCAAAAATCAACGCCGTTATCGCTCTCGCATGGTTTTCAACTACCCATACAAATTTCAGAAAACTCCTGACTCAATCATTCGGCATCCGCTATGCCAGCATGCCTCTTTTTGATGTTAAAATGCTTGCCGGGCCGATGAATGTAGATGTTAAAAAACTGTCCCGGGAAACTATTCTTCTGGCAAGATATTTAAGCAACGCGCATACGGCTGAGATTACCACTCCCGACGGGACAAACCTTCACTTCAGTTTAAAAGGAAGACAAGGGCATGCGGACACGGGTGTTTTAACAAAAGACGGCTCAATGAGCAACCTGCCCTGCGGCGAGGCATACATCGCGCCTGTTGAGGGAACAGCAAAAGGAAAACTTGTTGCCAGATTCAGCCAAACAAGAACTTTAAAAGAGCCTTTGATATTTGAAATTAAAGAAGGACATGTGAAAAAAATTTCGGGTGAGGAAAAAGACAAAAAAAGGCTGGAACAGGTATTTAAAAAATACCCGAAAGCGTGTGTTTTAGCTGAGTTTGGCATAGGGACCAACAAAAAGGCAAAGCGGCCGGACAACATATTAGAAGCAGAAAAAATCCTTGGCACCATTCATATTGCTTTTGGAGATAACTCAACATTCGGCGGCGTAAATAAAGTCCCGTTTCATGAAGATTTTGTAATCTTTAAACCAACGGTAAAACTGTATTTTCGCGGAAAAAAACCTTCCATCCTCATCAAACGGGGTAAAACTATAATAGAGTAA